The genome window TATTGTAGTTACGGCGTTGATTTGCCGCTCTCTTCTTTTGTTTATGAGGGCTTTTCAGCGCAAAGATGACATTGCTTTCGGGCATAGCGGATACTTTTTTACTGATCATCACAGTGGCTGGCTTGCGTTCGCCCGGGTGGCAGATGCGTGTCCTTCGCTGCGCATGATTGTCATGCCGCAAACGATTAACTTCTACAACAGAGAGATCGAAAAGCGAGCGGCACATGTATTCAACGCGCATTCAGATATGACGATTTTGTGTCGTGACCAGGTCTCCTATGAAAAGGCTCAATCTACTTTTTCTCATTGTCGGCTGCTGCTTTATCCCGACATTGTTACTACTATGATCGGCGACGACTTCCAAAGATCAGAAAAGCGTGACGGAGTCTTGTTCTGTCTGCGTGACGATGGTGAGGCGTTCTACAGTCGTAAGGAGATTGACAAGTTGATGGAACGATTGGACATCAGTCGGGTGGAAAGAAGAGATACAACTCTCAGAGACGTTGACCAACGCCAGATGAACCGTGGAAGGGAGCGGCTTATTTCTGAATTCATCGATTATGTATCCTCTTTTGAAGCGGTTATTACTGACAGATATCATGGGGTCGTCTTTTCCTTAGTGGCCCAAACACCCGTCGTGGTAATCGACTCGGTAGATCATAAGTTAAGTAGCGGCGTGAAATGGTACCCAGATAGTTTCGGCCGAATGATTCGATTCGCAAATGACCTGGCGAATGCACACGATCAGGTGAAAGCAATTCTTACCGACAAGGAAGAATCTCTATCTCTGCCTCCCCTCTTCAAAGCCGTTTATTACGATCGGCTGCGCGAGGTGCTGGGTCAATGAGTGACGTGAAACTGAACCGGTACAGCTTAGCGCAGTCAAAGCAACGGCCTCGGTCGAAAGCTGCTGGCGACTCCTGCGACCCCACTCGGACATCATCTCAGGAGTTGCGT of Alkalispirochaeta americana contains these proteins:
- a CDS encoding polysaccharide pyruvyl transferase family protein, which translates into the protein MVSYRKLLLKDLSKVLWAIVTSRRGRAYLLAAPTHPNLGDQAQLLCLQNWISTNYPELKLIPVPVSVMATRVAQVRNIVVTALICRSLLLFMRAFQRKDDIAFGHSGYFFTDHHSGWLAFARVADACPSLRMIVMPQTINFYNREIEKRAAHVFNAHSDMTILCRDQVSYEKAQSTFSHCRLLLYPDIVTTMIGDDFQRSEKRDGVLFCLRDDGEAFYSRKEIDKLMERLDISRVERRDTTLRDVDQRQMNRGRERLISEFIDYVSSFEAVITDRYHGVVFSLVAQTPVVVIDSVDHKLSSGVKWYPDSFGRMIRFANDLANAHDQVKAILTDKEESLSLPPLFKAVYYDRLREVLGQ